GCCTGGTTCCGGCAGGGTGTAGCCGGAGCCGTCGAAGTGGGGCTCCGCTGGGCGGAGGCCGAGGCGCGCTGGGGCGATCTAGAGGAAGCGGAACGGCTCGCGCGGGAGCAGGTGAGGCTCGCGCGGCGGCACGGGCTCCGGAAACTCTCCGTGCGCGCGGAGCTGCTGATGGCGGAGCTCGCTTGGCGGCGTTCCGATCTCGGGAAGGCGCGCTCGCTCTTTGCGGTGGCGCTCGAGCGGGCCCGGAACGCGGAAGAGGGCGGCGCGGAGCTGTGGCTCGACATCGGCCGCGCCTTTGCGGACGTGGGCATGGCGTCGCAGGCGGAGGCGGCCTTTCGCACGGCCGTCGGGTGCGCGTCGACGGGCCGTGAGAGGGCGGCGGCGTGGTCCGGGCTCGCCGCCGCGCTCCGTCGGCAGGGCCGGTGCGGGGAAGCCGTGGAGGCAGGGCGCCGGGCGCTTCGCGTCGCGCACTGGTCGGACGAGCAGGATCTCCTACCGGAGATCCTGAGAGACTTGGCGGTCTACCTCGCGGAAGCGGGGCACGTCCTGGACGCGAGGCGGACTCTGGCGCTCCTCGAGCGAAGCGGAAAGCCGAGCGGTCAGTCACGCCGCGGCGCAAGGGGCGCATGAGCGGTGACCACGGAAAGGCGGGCGAAAGTAGTGAGGAACGTGTACTCAAGGCCGGACCGGCAGGGTGCGGGCAGCGCTCGAGCGCCACGCAGAGGGCTCTCGTCTTCACCCATCAAACGTAATGCGGCCTCTCCGTTTGCACCCCGCGGGTTCGCCGCCTGACCACCGAAGCGGGCGAAGCGGGGATGCCTGGTCCGAGAGGAGGTTCCGTCAATTGGTGTGGAAAAGCTCTCAGGCGGCGGCCTCCTCCCGGGTGACCTCGATGCCGTCCTCGTACCGCACTCCGGCGTAGACCTTGGCCAGGAGCTCCGGCGCGTTCAGCCGGCGGAAGCGCTTCTGGGCCACCATCCGCATCTTCCAGACGACCGCCGTCGCCCGCTCCACCCGTTTGAACCGCTTGGCGGCGTCCGTCCGCAGCCGCAGCGCCGCGAACGGCGACTCCACCACGTTCGTCGTCCGCAGGTGCACCCAGTGCTCCTTGGGATAGCGGTAGAAGGTCACCATCCGCTCCCAGTCCCGGGCCAAACGCTCCGCCGCCTTCGCGTACCCGTGTCGCTGGCACCAGACCTCGAACGCCTTGCGCTTCTTGTCGGCTTCCGGTCAGACGTGGCCCAGCGCGCCCCAGATCCCCAGATGCCCGTCCCCGATCACCAGCCGCGGCGCGTTCCTCCCCCGATCCCGCAGGTCCCGCAGCCCCTGCGACCAGCCTGGGCGACGGACGGCTTGGGGGCCTTGGCCCGTGCCGCTACATGGCGTTCCATCTCGTCCAGCACATCCGGGCTCCAGCGGATCTGGCAGACCCCTGCCTCGGCCAGGCTCAGGAGCACATCACGCAGGACAGCCGGGTAGAGCACGTTTGCGTCGAGGAACGCGACGAAGGGCATGGCCCTATGAGCCCGCCTCTTCGTCATCGTAGAGCCCGAGCGATTCCGAGACCCTGCGGACCTCCATCAGTGCCTCATGGCGCCGGCGGTCCCGGCGCTCCTTGTACTCGAGAAGGTCACGCATGTAGATCCGGCGATGGGTGCCGGTCATGTGGTACCGTATCTTGCCATCTTCCAGCAGGCGGATCAGGTATGGGCGCGAGACTCCGAGCAGTTCGGCCGCCTGCTGCGTCGTCAGCTCCTCGTCGTAGTGGAGGATGGCCACGGACCGGCCGCGGGCCATATCCTCCGCCGCTTGGACAAGGACGCGGAAGATCGACGGAGGGATCTCCACCCGGCGACCGGTTGAATCCGCCAGGTAGTAGCGCACCCCCGCCTCAGCCCTGGAGGGCGACAGCGCGTCGTGGATCGCGCGGATCTCG
This DNA window, taken from Bacillota bacterium, encodes the following:
- a CDS encoding helix-turn-helix domain-containing protein, whose product is MTVHVARFGPVIPGDKEVDEIRAIHDALSPSRAEAGVRYYLADSTGRRVEIPPSIFRVLVQAAEDMARGRSVAILHYDEELTTQQAAELLGVSRPYLIRLLEDGKIRYHMTGTHRRIYMRDLLEYKERRDRRRHEALMEVRRVSESLGLYDDEEAGS